The Grus americana isolate bGruAme1 chromosome 5, bGruAme1.mat, whole genome shotgun sequence region AGGTGCAGCCTGTGGATTTTTACGGAAGACCTGATTTCTTAGGAACTGCCTCAAACTCAACATTGTATGTAACCTTCTCCCTCTCAATATGACTGCAAATTCCAAATACACTCGTTTTAAGACAAAAGCTGTATTATTTCAAAGGAGCTAGTTTGCTCCCTTTAGTTTGTCCAAGGATGATTGGTCAGGAGAGTGCTTGCAAGAGGAACTGAGTAGAGAGGTGGTTTTGGAgggtttgtttgtctgtttaaaATGAAGCTTCTGGTGGGTTAAGAATGAAGCAGTGAGAATACTGCCGTGTCTGAGACGCAAACGGCACCGAAGCCGAGCAGTCCTTTCAGCCAGTGTCTCCTGGTGTGGATCTAGGCTCTGACCTTACACTGCTGCGGGCAGTGAGAACTTCACCATTCAACAGAGTTCAAGCCAGGTCAGGCACTGCAGAAAGTTATGTCAAGTAGGTGAAGATCAGGATCTGGAGTCTTAAGAACTGGGTAGCAACAACTAGATGATAATGTGGGACTCTGGCTGATAGTGTGTGTTGTGAAACTCGGTGTTTAAGAGGAAGTAAatctgcagcaggaggaggaaaaaaccagaagaacCCAAAAGAAATCTGCTGGTGAAAAGCATGTATGCTGCCTCTTGTAAGTAGAGTTGGGAGTAACATCAGACTACAGTAGGATATCCACACAGGACGAGGTCTTCCAGGATGGTAAGTACATTTGCCATTGTCTTGAGTGTGCGGGGGGGTGGTCATGGAGAGATGAATGCACTTGGTTCATCTGAGGAACTTCAAACAGCTTCCGGGGAGGATTTTGTATGCTGAAAAGTCTCATCCTTGTGTTTGAAATCCAAAAGCCGAAACAGCTTGATGCTGATGGAGAAAAGAATTACCAAAAGTTATTTTGGGGACAGGGAGAAAGCAGCCTTAATGTTATAAACAACAGTCTCCCGTGTGTACTCAGCAGATTGTGGTGTTAGATTGTGTTCCAGTCTGTGAAGCAACGCTAAGTAGCGCTTGTATTTATTGCTCTTGGATGAACTTTAGTCATTGAAATTGGCAGCCGGTAAAGCCCTGAAAGCTTAGAGGGAGCCATAGCTAATTACTGACCAGCTACAATATTATTCTTAAGAATTCTGGTGGAGTctgtgatgttttctttcttgaaaattaaACTGTGATTTTTAGTGCAGTTCTCATGGCTTCAGTGTAGCAGCTGGGAATCTAACCCATCAGCGGTCAAAGATATCAAGAAGGACTTCGAACCAAATGGTAGATGACTCCATTTTGGCACAGATGAGATCTCTTTGCTCtcatattttaagagaaatgctgcttttttaagCCATTTTGTAACTGTTACTGAAAAAGAGAACTGAAACAAGTTGTTTCTCATAAGCCTCCTCCTTCTGAAGCCATCGCACAGCTGTAAGTGCACCTGCAGCTGCAGTTCCTTACCGAGACACTGCTTGGGTCGCCGAATGTATGGTGGGGGGCATTTCAGCtctggggggctggagggacaAGATGACACCTCTCCAGCTCTGGTTGTGTGATGAGAACCTCCCGGGAGGGCTGTTTGTTACTGGACAGCCCAGCCGGTTGGGACAGCTACAGCCAAAGCAGCGAGCTGCAGAGCGTGACCTGCAACCTCACTGGGCTCTCCTGGCCTAGGCTGAAGGGCTGCTGCCGTTGTTTTTCAgctgcctttctcctcttcctctaaAATccctttgcctcagtttcctaCCAAACTCCTTAGGCTCTcctctcttgctctctcctccttttgctCCCACTAATTTTCTGGGTTGGTATTTGACCACTTTATCTCAAAGTGGGGGAATGACGCGTGTCGCTGTCACACAGCTTTCTCTGCGTGGTGTTACATCTCCCTTCTCTGCTTGGGCTGTAAGCTCTTTGGGTTAAGACAGCACGTCTTTGTATTATGCTTAAAGCATGAACTGAGATTTCAGGAGCATGGGGACGTGCCATTCACCAGGGAATGGCCAACTGTCTGtcactgctggcagcagctcagttTCTCCAGGGCTGGGGGAATGAGTGTTACCTGCCAGCGTTTCTAACTATTTCTCATGTAAAAGCTTGCATCTGGATCTGTAGCAGCAAATGAAAGTGCCAGTGAAAGGTGTGAGTAAAACTGCCTAGGAAAGTAGTCACTGCTGTACTGAGTGCAGCTGATAATAACAACAAGCAGACCCTCAAATGGAAATTTagctttcacctctgcagctccagcatGCTTTTAAGCATGACTGTTcatactttttcttccctctcctacTTTCTCATTCTCCCTTCTCTGTTCTTGGGTCCTTTCTTTTCGCATCCCTCTCCACATTCCCCAAGTCACTGTTTCAGACCCACCTCCCTTGTCTCCCAAGACATCCTCCATTTCTTTGGTTCAGCCCAACCAGTTCTTGTGAGTTGGGTCCCACAAGAAGCCTTTGGGGCTACATCTGTGCTGTGTCCAACTCCTGCCTATTCCATGTGGCCACAGCATCCGTACAGAAAGGTGGAGTGGGTAGAGTTGGATGCAGCATGGACAAGTGTGGGAGGACAGACACCATGAGCCCATCCAGTTCAGGTGACAATAGCTGTGAACATATGGCAAGATGGATGGGACAAGCCTGGCAGGATCCTTCCTACCTAAAACTTGTTCAAGTGTGGCCACCCACAGAGCAACTGCATATCTGATACCATTACAGCATGCTCATCCTCCAGGCTGCAAACACCCAGTGGCTCAGGGATAGGAAGAGGTAGTCTGGGGACTGGACAGGTGGTGATATCATCTGGTAGCACTTTTTGAAATCTACCATGCCCCAGGATGTGCTTCTTGCTTCCGAGCATGAAAAATGACAGCTGACTCCTATGGGGTAAATTCACCTCTGCTGGTGCAGGGATGATTCATGACCCATTAGGCATGTGTGAATTTTTTGGTTTGACCTTTTGAGAAGGCAAAATAGGCAAGTGGCCAACAACCCCTGCCCTACCATCTGCTTTGAGTTTGGACATATTTTGGTATTTGCCCTTGTGGTTGCCTCTGCTGGTGATAACAAAAGACTAGGAGCAATACCgtctgaggaggaaaagaagttaGCTTACTTCCTAGAGTCGTGGTTGCAACGGAGGAAGAAGAGTTTAGATTTTAGCCTGGTCCCCGTCCCCTTAGCAGAGTCTCTTCTGGAAGAGACACCAACATTGAAGACAGCTCACGTGCATTAGAAGAGAGCAGGAGCCTAATAGAGTCCACACAGGATGACATTGATGCTGTGCACTATCACCCACAGCTTCTGCATTTAATTATTAGCTTGTTGGCAAACGTGTTAGCTTGCAACAGGACAAAAGTGGGTGTTGAAGGATAACTTGAAGAGGCAGGGATGCAGTTGTTTACACATTAATTACCACAGTGATTTTTGTGTGTAGATAGCACCAGGGAAAAACTGCGGGGACCTCTCTCTCTGACTTTGGAGTCTGTTAATGTCACTCAAGACCTGTAATGTAGTGAGGATGTTGCACAGATCTGTACTTAAATCTCAGAGCATTCTATAAAGCAATGGCAGTAACCTGCATTTTTAGTTGTAACTGGCTTTGTACAAATGTTGCCATAAAGCttaatttttccccttgcatacatttctgtttttcagattgtgaaaaaagcattaaaaacatCCCTGATGTTTAATGAGTCCTCCAACATGAAATTAAGCGTGAACAATCAAAAACACGTCAAAACGGTAATTATGGGGATACACTACATTTGCTTACAAGAGCTGAGATTACGCTGACATTTCcgaaaagaaataacagattAAGAATGATTTTATTGCCTGTTTTAGAAATCCACATAGGTTTCAATCCTATTTGTAAACAAGTGAGTGACAAAACCCTCATTGATTTATCCAGTAGACTGATCAAACCTTGCCAAGAGGGAGTGATGTGAAGCCTaatcctgcagccctggctcagGACAGTAAACCTTGCTCGTATAAATAGCACAGCACTTATTTATTCAGCATGCCTAGAGCACCTGGACATCACAGTGTACAGCATGGTGACAGCCAAGATGCGACTTCAAAATAGATCTCTTACCTTAGAAATTTCTTCTAAAACCTGTGTGATGTTTAAGTCTTGCCAACGTGTTCACAGGATGAAATGCAGagttaaaaatgcataaaatgcaATGTTAAAAATTGGAGGGATTTTTTTGCCGTCAATGAGAGGGAGAACAAACCAGAGGGCAAAATTTTAAGTAGtcagttaaaaaatgtttttctcattcaAATCACTGCCTGAAATTGATGGCACCACTGTAGAtctggagaaaagcagagaaaatgaaaagaaactttatccacaaagaaactgaaataggTACTTTTAGAGGCAACTGGTTTCTGTGCAATTTTCATATGTACCCTTTTGGGAGGTCACGTTTATAGCTACAGACTCACGACCAGACTTGGTTCTCCTGCCTGGAGGTTGAAAAGCTCAACTCTGCAGTGCACATTGCCTGTCACAGGGTGGTGGATGGTCCCAGCTCCCAAGAATTGCCAGCAGGAGCCAGACATGATAATTCTTGGGGGAAATGGATCTGACCTGGTGGCTGTCCTTTCCTCCTTATATAGGGCAAGATATAGAGCTGTATGTTATAGCAAATGAGTGGCTGGACTCCAGATCTGGATATACCAGGTGgtcaggatatttttttttctttcatctatattcaggaaaaaaaaaaaaaggaagtacagaaaaagagaaatgaagctAACTCACCACACTAGAAGGACAAGGAAATACTATACACTCACCAtatgaataaatgaaatttGTGTAGTTTCACTTAAGTGAGGTCTAAGttaaaaggcaaaaccagaacaTGTTCAGAAACCACAACATGTCCTTCTGCTTCTGATATTTTCAGACCTGTTTTTTCTCCCCGGATTTCATGAACTTCCTCTTTATGGTAATGCTGGGCTTGATCCCACAGCTAATCTTGTTTTATGCATTtccttgttttgattttggtagAAATTTTGTTGAACACTTTTTTGTCTTGTGCTAAAATAAAGCTAATCGATGTCAAACTAATCAtaagttttgggaaaaaaacaggtttttgATATGTTGGCacaggaaaaatcaaaacaaaactaaaatcaTGGTCCTCATAAACCAATCCCTATGTAGTTCGTGGTCCTCTCTTTCAGTCGTGTATCTAAGAATACAGTCTTTTAGTAGCTCAAAGCAGAACTATCATTCAGTGATTGTGATTTACTCACCTGCAACAGGTAGTCATCCATTAGCTGGTGTATCAGTGACTTGGTGATCACTTAAATCTTCTCTTATTTGGATTCTGTTCTAGTTTCAAATCTTAGGGACAATTTTGATACTTAGTCTTGTTGTCCTGATGGCTGTTTACTTCATGAGAGTGGACAGCATAGTTGATCCTAATGGAGAAGAAGCAGTTGTCAGCATTTATGAAGAGgtagaggaggaagaaggactCTATGGAGATCTCCCAGGAACCACAATAATTGAGGAGGACACCAATAGGTCCAATGATTCCTGCAGGTAAGCCATGTCCAGTGGCACATGGAGAAGTAATCACCAGGTGGAGAAATAGTTACAAACCTGACAATATCAGCATGGCTGTTGTTCTTTCCCCATTGTATAGTGAGTGATAAAGTACCactaatttggaaaaaatggagGTGTTTAGGCATCGGATCGTTAGTATGAGTCTGTTATGAGGGGCGGTATTGCAGCTCCACTACTGGTCCTGTGCTTCTATGTTCAGCATAGCTCTGTAGCTGCTCCACCGCCTCCAGCCATCCTCCCTTTGTGGCAGTGGTGGGAGGCAGTGGGGCGACCAGTGGGCAAAGCAGCCTCTTtcaggggctggagggggcagTGGGTGTTTGTCCTGGCAGAGGGTGGAGAGGGTACAAAAGCGACACCCAGCCCCaggaagttatttttctcttcatctttaGGATGGTAAAATTCAAAGCTCAGAATGGCTACTGAGAAACCATTCTGCTGGATTTGGGAGGACAATGTACACATAGGCTTGGCTATAAAAACCGGGGATGCAGAGTACTCCCAGCTTATTAGTCCAGCTcaacttgtttgcttttgaggTTGATGTTCAAAATGGCCCACTGTACAGCAGGTGCTTGTTTTCTGGCTTGGGTCAAGTTGTTTGCTTCATGATATACATTTGCCATTGCAGCTTCGAACTTGTGGAAAACGTTCCTTATGACTTAGCTTTCGAGATAAATAgcactgcagccaagcccttgTACCAAGCCTGGATGAGACTCCTTGATATAGCCCAGGAAAAAATTCATGTGACTTCTTACTATTGGTCTCTTACTGGGAAGGATATCAACGTCAATGATTCATCTTCCAAGCAGGTAGGAGAAAATCAATGACAAGCACATCTATGATTGTATGTCTCTCATACTGTGTGGTCTGTCTCCCAGAGACATTGCTTGATTCTTCCTGCAAATGCAGAAGGGTTTTCCATGCTCGTCTGAAGCAGAACACCAACTTTCCTTCTCCAGTCAAGATAGACTCAATCTGAGTATTTCTATGCTGTGTTTTAAGAGCAACGCAGAGGTCAGTCTCAAACCCACACTTGCTTACCCTGCAGATTGTCAGCCTGTGGTAGGGGCAGCCCATGGCATGGCTGAAGAGACTGCAAGATCCAATATACACAAGTGAACATGCCAATTCCCACTGGCTAGCCAGAAAAGTCAGGAAGCAAAGTCTGCTGGACTTCTGTCAGGCGCTGCTTCTCCCCACCTACAGACACAGCATCTGCATTCGCCCGTTTTGCAGGTGTCCCTGAACCATGCCGTTGGACAGCAGCTCAGGGCATTCGCTCTCCTTTGCAGGGCTGTCCTCatgggcaccctgtgccaccAGACTTCCTGAGGGGCGCCTCTGGCTCCACCACCAAAAGTAAATGACAGAGACCATGGCACAGGCTCACCTTGTGACCATCCATCGTGTTTAATTGTACCTTGGCTCTCTTTAGGCCTATGGCAGCTGGCAACCTCCCAGACAATCCTAAGCAGAGTCTAGGGGACAGTATGGGCTGGGGACTgttctgagaagcagaagagacaaGGCCGCTCTATTTCAGGCAGGTAGGGAGTTTAGTCAAGTGTCAGGTATCATGTTGTTTGATGATAGACCAGACGCTGGCCCGTTTATTACTGTGGGCAGagcctctgcctccctcctggCACAGCTTTCTCATTGTCCTCACTCTCTGGGACTACTCTCCTTGTCTTCCTCACCAGGTGGGTCTGGTACTGTAAGATGACTTGTTTTCTCCACATGAGAAGAAGTAAAAGTGACAGATGTAAGGCTGAGCCCTGTGTCTGCTAAAGGCACAGCTCAGTTTCAGACAGTCTCTGTTACTTTTATCCTCAGGGAGAAATGACGCAGCGTATCTGTTGAGCATCAGCATACAACAGTTGATCTTCATTGGGGCATTCGCCTCTGAAGTCTGGGATGTTTGTGATTGTACTTTTAAACCTTATGTCTAATAGCATTAAATGATAGAAAATAAACTCTGATCCATACGTTGGATTAGAAtctttgttgccttttttctctGATTGAAACACTCCTGAAACAGGTGAAATTTCTGACCTTCCTTGTGTTGGTGTTCTTCAAAGGAAGCATCCATTAGTAACActatatttgcatatattttacTAAATGTTCtgtaacaaaatataaaaattaacaaacaaTGTACCATGCAGGGTGAAGATATTCTGAAGAGGTTTGAGAAACTACTTGCAGAGAATGTCTCTGTGTATGTTGCAGCAAGTATGCCAACTTTGGCTACAAATTCAACTGACCTTGagcttttagaagaaaaaggtaattaTCTCACTTCAGGGATGTTCTCAGAACTTCAGTAATGCAAAAAGGCATCTGAGAGATACTGGTGTCCAAGGCCTATTCTGGCGTGGTGCTTACATGGGTTGACAGGACAAGCACTGCATTCACTAGTTCACGATTTCTGTGTATGTTGTCATGCCCTTAAGGATTTTTCTGATAGTTCacaatttgtatatttttacaAGTTACCGTATTCCCAGGAATAAGTGCTTGTGAATTTTGGTAGTTATTACCAGTTGCAGCTATTGGACATGCAGACATGTTCTGGTTGTCAGGGGAGCAGTATAGATTATCATCGCTATGCTGTAtctgaactctttttttcccctccctatCTTTCTTCAGGGGCTCATGTAAAAAAGATTGATTTTGGGCATTTGGCAGGAGGAGTATTGCATAGCAAATTCTGGATTGTTGACATGAAACACATATATATTGGTAGTGCCAATATGGACTGGAGATCTTTATCGCAGGtaggctctgctgctgcataTTGAAAAATCTGGGGGAAAATTAATGTCCTAGCacataacagagaaaaatcataATGATGTGAAATAGTGACTGAGCGggagaaacagcaaagaaaccCCTGGAGGTGATTCTTTCTGGGGCTGTGACATAGCTTGCTCTCTTTGCAGGTGAAAGAGTTTGGTGCTGTGATACACAACTGCAGCTGCTTGGCCAAAGACCTCTGGAAAACGTTTAGTACTTACTGGGATCTTGGACATGCTAATGCTACCATCCCATTCCCTTGGCCTCTTAATTATTCTACCCACATTAACAAGCATCGGCCTCTGGAGGTAGAATTTAATGGAATCTTGACAAAAGCCTATTTTTCTGtaagtatgttttaaaataacaagatAGACTGTAAACTATGTTTAAGCATGGCCAGAAAAGTTTATTCAGCAGTCCTCAGTTACTTGTGCTCCAGTTGGATAATAATTCATTCAACAGGTTTCTCTGGAACTACTCAAGGAATAAGGGTTGACGCAGGTTCGTCTGTCAGGTAGTACGGCAAGGATGGGGGTGCAGGTCTCCTTTAATCACCTGTGGGCTCGGTATATCAATGTTACCTGACCCATCAGGGCACGGAAGGCATAAGGCATGCTAGTGGTGCACCTCAAATGCTTTGTGCTGTTGTAATGAGAACTGAACAGATCTGAATATAAATGAATTGCAGTCTGACAGAAAAAGGATGAAATCACTGACCTGcgtgttttcttctttacaggCTTCTCCTCCACTATTTTGTCCAGACGGTCGCACCCATGACCTCTTTGCTATAATCAGTGTTATCAGTGAGGCACAGAAATTTGTCTATGTTTCTGTTATGGAATATTTCCCTACCAGCCGTTTCATTCATCCAGAAAGGTACAATTTTAATCCTGAGCAAATCAGCTGACTGTGCactatttaaaggaaaaatgtgctattttcccccttctgcaatgaaaatattcagcatGGAGAGAACTGAGGCTTTGCTCTGCATTTGTGCATTGCCTTGTGGACTGTGCAAATACTGATGCTACAGGAAGGATGGTATCCAATACTGC contains the following coding sequences:
- the PLD4 gene encoding 5'-3' exonuclease PLD4 → MIVKKALKTSLMFNESSNMKLSVNNQKHVKTFQILGTILILSLVVLMAVYFMRVDSIVDPNGEEAVVSIYEEVEEEEGLYGDLPGTTIIEEDTNRSNDSCSFELVENVPYDLAFEINSTAAKPLYQAWMRLLDIAQEKIHVTSYYWSLTGKDINVNDSSSKQGEDILKRFEKLLAENVSVYVAASMPTLATNSTDLELLEEKGAHVKKIDFGHLAGGVLHSKFWIVDMKHIYIGSANMDWRSLSQVKEFGAVIHNCSCLAKDLWKTFSTYWDLGHANATIPFPWPLNYSTHINKHRPLEVEFNGILTKAYFSASPPLFCPDGRTHDLFAIISVISEAQKFVYVSVMEYFPTSRFIHPERYWPTIDNALRRAAFNYRVQIRLLVSCWTHSDPAMLYYLRSLRALNNPHAHINVGVKLFIVPVLNHTNIPYGRVNHNKYVVTDKVAYIGTSNWSEDYFINTAGVGLIIKQNLTNLQRRQLPIQEQLKNLFERDWNSKYAVNLEDVQGQKDCNWRDQL